The Triplophysa dalaica isolate WHDGS20190420 chromosome 20, ASM1584641v1, whole genome shotgun sequence genome segment ttttttatgCTTCTCTGGATGTGTTTATgtcatagttttttttaacagaatataTGGTTTGTTAAGCAGCTGTGTTGGTCCTTGTGTTTTTCGGGGGGCTCTTTACGACCCCATTCAAAGGCTGACATCTCAAACACAGGAAGGAAGGAACCCAAAAGGGCTTTACAGTATCAAGAGGTCCGTTTTCActtcctttctctctttctaacCTGCCCGAGCGTCTCACActttacagaattttatttgtACTCATCAGATATTCAGGGAGTATTCCCCCTATATTATACGTTTTTACCAGATGGCAAAActaaaagaaagacagacaaaagAACAAACAACAAATGCCATAAACAGTATAGTCTTTTTAAAAAAGATATACCTGTAAATATTTTACAGCTGTTTTGGTGAGGCACTGATATTAGGacacaaaaagcaaaaaacGAGTGGGTGGATGGGAGGAGGGTTGTCTTTACTTATGGGTGGTTAGGATTAGATCCTGGAAGTCTGCGAGATAATACATCAAAGAGAAGCAGGAGAGAGTCCTATGCAGTTCCCACATAGAAATCATCTTTACGCATAATGGCATTTTACAAGGGCCCCGCATCAGTCTGGCAAGAATAAGAGGGGGCTGGGCCACTTCCCCACTGTAATAAAACACACGCTGTGCCAAAAGTTTTCAAAAGTCAAGAAATGGCCCTTATGTGCAATACAGAAGCTAATAGATCATACATGTTTCAAATAAATCTAAGCGGCTAAAACAAGATTTTACCTTCAGTCAGTCTCTCAGCTGTGAGCAATTGATTTACATATAAGCAAAGTTTACTCAGGGCAGGTTTGTGATGACGACACAGGGAGGAAAAtgagcaaataaataatgaagaaatgaTAAAGTTCAAAAACAACACTTGGATTCATTACTAAGGTTTTTGAAGACTGCTATCTTATCTTGGagtgtctttgttgtttttggttAATCAGTATTTAAAGTGTTGGACAGTGACTGTTGCTGCTCTTCTCATGGATGTGTAGTGACTCATATAGGCTGATGAAGGAATTACACCACACACTTCAAAATAAAGATTCCAGTTTGAACCATAAAAGGGTTTCCCCACAAATAAAAGGCACAGATGAGACCTTTTAAATAGCTTAATTGTTTCTTATAGACAGCAATGTGaataaatggaaagaaaaacataccTTTGTGGAAGTTTCCCCTGTCTCCGACATTTCTTCTTTGAAACATCATAAGAGCTAGGAGAGATCATGTTAagattcatttaagattttaaattcaatataaaataacaataagaatgttttagctttatacttttattgtattataaacaACAGCCTCTTTTCCTTCTATCTCTATTTCTCCTAAGCATCTGCAAACCCtaccacaataaaaaaacagtgatcTTTTCCCAATTTTAGGATGATTTTTATGAcaattaaagtgatatttcattcaaaaacaaaaaatattcaatcattcactcaccttaacatcatttaaaacatgtatgactCTTTTAtctgaagatgttttgagaagtggttttgtttccattcaatggaggtcaatggggtcacttttgtgaaaatatcttctttcctgttctgcagaagaaaaaaggtcATACAGCTTTGGAAAAACATGATGGAcgattaaataatgaaataactcatttttgggtgaacttttcctttgaGGATGTTGACATGCAATATCAAAACTCAATACAATACCAGTAATGTGAACTTTACACCAAGCTGATAATGCTTCCTTTCTTACCATTATGCATCATGAAATGTGTGTGATATATAGCAGAACGAAGCTGTCTGAATGGAGTACAGAGCAATGGAATCATGACATTACACCTGCACTAGaatagttttaaaaatacattttcttcaaaaataaagtttactgATCACCTATACAAAGTAAGACAAGCACCTGTTTctacaattttgatttcatagtGACTGTCTGAATGTGACATTTGTAAAACACATCTCACTGTGCTCTCTCATGCATTGCATTGGAAGACAGACACAGTGGTCTATGAGTTCTCCAAAACACACGGCAGAGTACAAGCTTCACGCAGCGCTGGATAATCAAAACACTGCCTCTCTGACACTGTTTGGCTTTTCTGCTGCTTGAACATCATTCACACAAAGTCACAGAGTGtttccagagagagagagagagagtagtcAGTAGTGAGCTGCTAAATCTATTAGCACTGACGGGAAAATCAATGTGCTCTTGCTCCTCTGCAGCTCTCGGTCTCATCCAGCCTTCACTTCCACGCAAACACACGGTCGTCTAAAGAATGCAGCGGGAGGCATCGGCAATGAGGTCGCCAAATATTGACTTTTGTCCAGTGGACAGCTTCTCCTTTTAGAAATATAAGGACAGTGACGTCTTCTGATGGAGTCTCTCTTCTGTAAGAGCCTGATAGGGACCTTAATTGTTATTTGGGTACTATCTCTTCTTCTAACAATGCCAAAGCATTAAAGTCTGTTACAATGTGCACAAAGTATAATATTTCagcttttttataatgaaaaccAAAAGGGTCTCAAGGCGTTTCTCTAtctcttgaatttattttaagtttttgttacCCCTggctcaattttatttttatttatttttctatttattttattcatttttatttttacttgcttttattttacttcCCTTTACTGGCTTTTTGTCTTCtgaattattgttgtttatttctgcTCTTAATTGTGTCTAAGTTTTTGatgttatatttgttaaaaaaaaaagagccTGATAGGCCTACAGAACGATGCCgataaataaaaagcacaatcTATAGTGAAGGactataatgaaaataattgtatttatttatggaaataatgaatttgtgaagaactggtttcattactgtaaaaatcaaactaaatattgaaTTGAACAATCGACACATCCAGGGCCCGTGGCATTAAATACGCTTTTATCAAGTTAACTTCTAGTCTGTCTTTGGTCATAATACAACaattaattgtatatttaattcatatcttgattatatattaatatttttgtgtatatacattttattaaattcaaTTGAAACAATCATAGATGTTTTGttgaggtctaccggaagttaagatTGAGACGCTAAATCTGTCTGTAAACTACACCTGATACAGATGTATTAGGCCTACATATACgttagtggccaaaagtgaatTCAAATTTTGGGAAATTGGCATGTTTGCCCGTTATACAAACATATTAGGACTATTAAAGATACGTGAAAGATTTTGTACAAgtgatatgttgttgttgtaaacTAAATCTCTTTAATTAAACGAGGCTTTGCAAAGAATAACACGAACAAAGATCGTTGGAGTCGAAAACAAAAGATCGACCAAATTCCGATAAGATTGCAGTAAatgtttgatgtattttttgtgatctTTTTGGTTTTCTATTCACTGtttgaatatgtaaataaaagccACATTCTCCGATAGTTTTATCAAGTTTAGTGATGAGACACCTCacgttttgatgttttaatcgAACCTGAGGAAGTATTGAAAGCAAACACTGTACAAACGTCTCGTCGCTTTTTGCCACTGCCGTATTATAAAACCTCACCAATTTTATGATGTATTACTAAAACAACCGCACCAAAGTAGCCTACCAGCATTAGTATCATTTCACTAATATTCtagacacaacacacattagCACTGGTTCTGTTAAAGGGCGATAAAACAGCACCGTAAGCAAAATATGAAATGAGAAAGTTGTGGGTACCAGAGCACACAGGTGTTCTCCGCCTCATGTATCCAGCGAGAGGAAGAGACCACAGGCGTTATCTGTGAGGATGAGCTCAGCGTGGGCTTGTGCTCGAGCTGTGGCGGGGGGAAATGGCCTGATAGGAGTCTGGTGGTCAGACATATGCACGCACAAGCAAAACGCTACAGTCATATGTCATATGCGTCTACATCTGCATCTGCATCTCTTCAACTGCCTGAAAGATGCTATCTCGCAACTGTCAGTGCAGGAAATGCGATAATTCACGTGCATGTGGAGACATGGGTAACTGTTGCGAGGTGGAGCGTGagatattgatttttatttcctAAAATTCACTTTAACCTGGATGTGATAAGGAGAAACCAACTGACCGTGAAGTTTAGGTGGCGTGTGTTGCACAGCACTGCCCTCTATagacaacaacacaacatttgaCATTTCTTGGAGATTTCAAGGGGCTCTATGCACATGAAACGCGGAAGTCACACATTCATAGACCCcatagcagtggttctcaaacttttgtgttttaaggccccctttgtgtagagtgcatgGCTTTGCAGCCCCAAATAAAACTtataattttattaatgcataAACAAATTCTGTTATACGATTCAGGAACATCAATACTTTGGTTggtgtcatttttttctgatgtttgtttacatgaaaTAATGAGGCCCATCTTGGGGCCCccgtttgagaaccactgcaataGGGCAAATGTCGAATCTCATGTGACTAAACCTGTAAACAGGTCTCGTTATTTGATCCACTTGTTAGTAAAAGTGTATTAAGAGTATTAACTATCAGCGATATCTGTGGGTTTTTATGGTAGGCCTAATCAGCTAACCTGGACAGCTGTTTCCGTTTTTGAGGCTTATATActattttaataatcaaatgtctgtgagaagaaaaataaaaaccttttttacaTCAATCTGATTATGTGATGGGCATTGATTTTGATCATCTTTGGTTgctaatttaaattaattttgagtAAAACGGCTCTTTATGTAATGAAGCGCATACAATAGACTTAAAGCGGACGCAATGAGACTTGTTTTCCGGTTTCTACTTGTGACGTTCGGCATAAACCATATTTTTCTcctaaagaacaaagaaatgaaatagAGAGCAAATGGAAGCTTTTGCGTTTCAGATatttcagaagacctttgttaagactacatatcgagcagttctttgattgATGGATACaatttttggagcttcaaaaagtcaacgCCCATTCACTctcattctaccgcttggaagtaaaattaTTCGTGGTTTTATAACTTCGACTCATACatttattcttcaagaagaaagtcatgttcAGGTAGGATGCCATCACGGTGAGTAAAACAAGGTGAAATTTAGctttgcctctgaaatatccctttgaGCAATTCCATTTCCTGTGGGTGGTTTTCTTTGAGAGTGTATTGTGTTACTGTTCTGACTTAATTCAGAAAGCAATGCTGTAAAATCCAACTAGCAAAACTATAagaatttgtgtttatgttcttagCCAACATGTGTTTTTAAGGAAAAATGGATGCTTGTGGTTTAAATCTACAACCTTTTGGTTACCAGCTCAGTGTTAACTACCACACCACTCCAAAAACAGCAATATACAACcgcacaaacaataaaaaaattaacaggaATGTGTTTATTGGGGGTTCAGGGGAAATTGAATGTAGATCTATGATCCCTATCCTGTCTTATATGTAAGAGATACTTCAATGTTTGTGGTAATGGTACAGTTGAccatggtgacatcatgtaaaACAGCCAATACCGAGCAGCTTCAACAGTTGAgcaaaacataatttaacaaaatcacacaatgaggtaaataaaacatttttgttgccAGACACAATGTACGGGCAATAGTGACGTCTCAAAAACAAAAGCTTACTTCTCAGACCACTTCAACATACTAATgtaactttacaaaaaaaatattttgtaaatacattccGGACTATGAGACATCACTGATGTCCACCGTCCCAGTATCTGAAAATATATGTCGTGGAGACAGATGGTATATGTTAGTCTGCTGATCTTGGGTTGAAATAGTCAAAGGAATACTGTGCACAAGAATGGTCTCCGGCGGACCGATATCCAGACTTTCTCCAGACATGACCTGTTCTGCTCTCTTACATACGTCCTCAGATGAAACTACATCAACATCCAGAGGTTTTGCGATGGGGGGGCTCGTCTCCGTCACCACCGTGACTTCTGTTCCGCCCTCCTGGATGAGCGTGTGAAGGCTTTCCAGGTcagaacaggaagtgatgtaGGTGTGGGCGGCGTCTGAAGCTGTGGcagaacaggaagtgatgaagCTTCGAGCGGGAGGGGCAGCTTCACCTCTCTCAAAGGAGTTTTGTTCATTGCGGCTGATTTGGGTGAGCAGAACCGTCTGGTGCTCGAGAGCTCCCTCTGGTGTCGAAGAAATGTGCTGCATGGGCGTTAGCAGGCCGACGTGTTGTATTACAGGGTTCAAAAGCACATCGTGCTCCTCGTGAGAGAGCAAAACTTCTGTCTTTCCAACAGTAGCAAAAGTACCTTCTTGTCCTATAGTTGGTGCTACAATGATCTTTAGATGCGTTCCGCTGTATGATGGTGTGCTGGTTGTGACGTGGGCTTGGTTTGTATCCTCCAAGTGCTGTTTTGTAACAGCGGCTTGCGACTGCGTCAAACcctgatgtgtgtttttatcatgCTGCCTTTTGTGACTCCGAAGCGAATCCTCCCGTACAAACGAAGCTTCGCACAGGTCGCAACGGAACACCCGCGCCGCCTCCAATCTCGCCCTGTACCGTGAGCTGAGAGGTTTGGGAGGCTCCTCCCCTGCCCCGCCCCCTCTCGCCGTCTTATCCTGCCTTTCCGGCTTATCCGTATGACACTTCCTTCTGTGAATTAACAAATTGCTACGCTGCTTACTGGCAAAGGAGCAATGTTCGCATTTAAAGGGACGTTCGTCCGAGTGCACCCGCTCGTGTATATTGAGTGCCCCCTTGCTGGAGCAGGAATAACTGCACTCGCTGCACTGCAGAGGCTGGACGGGCTGGTGCTGACGAGAGTGGTGTCGCAGGGCGGCTTTGGTGGAACATTGAAAGTCACATTCAGAGCAACGGAAGGAGTCGACGCCGCTGTGCTTAAGATGGACGTGGGATTTTAAATTGGCCTTCATGGCGCAGCGATACTCACAGAGATCACACTTATAGGGCTTCTCACCGGAGTGGACTCGACTGTGACGTTTCAGGTCCGAGCTGATCTTAAATTTGGCATCGCACTGGCTACACTGAAACGGGGCGTCACCTGTGgcagaaacattaaataaaataaacataaatctttaaaaatcttaataaaGTACAATTGACTTTTAGATTTTCATGACATGCAAGGAGAGccagaagaagaaaaaagttTTGAACATTGTTGCAAACATTTTAGGCATAGcctttatatttttaacacaatttttttttatcaatttatcaATTTATCAAACACTGTCTCTGGTGCATAACTCCTCACCTGTATGAGACCGCAGGTGAACGGTGAGCTGGCTGGAGTTTCGGCTGGCGTAGGGGCATATCTGACACTTGAAGGGTCTTTCATCGTAGTGGATACGGAGATGCTTTTTCAGACTGCTGGTGTCGGCCGCCGCGTAAGAGCAGTATTTACACTTGTGCGGCTTCTCTCCAGTGTGCATACGGCTGTGGAGATTCAGTTTATCTCGACGACTGAATCGCTTGTGACAGAGTTCACACTCAAACGGCCGTTCCCCTGTGAAATCCAGTAAGATCTCCAATCAGAACAGATCTTCTCTCAACAGAAACGACAGATCAAACAAACCACTTACCAGTGTGTGTTAAAATATGTCTCTCCATGTCTTTTTGGCCATACTGAGTTTTGAATGTACAACCTACAGACACacaataaatgaatcaaactCCAAGATATTACACATAGTAAAACAGAAACGTACACAATGTTGTTATCGACAACTAACCTGAGTACGTGCAAACATGTCTTTTCTGAGTCACGGCGGGTTTCAGCTTCTTGGAGGGAGCTTTCAGGGTGAAGTTCGTTTTCACTTTTGATACACACGCATGAAAGgactctttaaaaacaaacaattggTTAGTTTTGAACACATGTAGTGTATGTGGTTAACCGTAAGCAGTGACATCAGTGCttaaagagtacgtagcatgagatcatgaaaattatatttcatgcagtctgttctgctgccgtgtttgaaagtaagctgtatGCCAAGTtataagtccgaaggtgaataaataacaaagttatttgcttgtaaaaatgggagtcgactctgaatcacacaaacgagacgtggaatagttcacctgcgtatctacgtcactatacataatccccgcctacgttttgctgagactgccgcgaaaacttatttctcctcccccaaacactgtcactcgttcgtgatgcgtgtgtatcatgtctagagtctgtgttctacggtgtgacactaagtcggtcttatttcaactaccaaaggatgaacgtctgagggaaaaatggttacaattcattttccaatgataccaaaggagtataaccccagagTTTTACTGTGCGCACGTCATTTAACCGAACATTGGTATattaatcttggcgcgttcactgcagggtatgtgaaatgACGATCCTT includes the following:
- the zfp64 gene encoding zinc finger protein 64, with translation MASFNTEVEESPDIHICGLCKQQYNSVELFFAHKQNNCQVPPNNISGQNAVPNESFHACVSKVKTNFTLKAPSKKLKPAVTQKRHVCTYSGCTFKTQYGQKDMERHILTHTGERPFECELCHKRFSRRDKLNLHSRMHTGEKPHKCKYCSYAAADTSSLKKHLRIHYDERPFKCQICPYASRNSSQLTVHLRSHTGDAPFQCSQCDAKFKISSDLKRHSRVHSGEKPYKCDLCEYRCAMKANLKSHVHLKHSGVDSFRCSECDFQCSTKAALRHHSRQHQPVQPLQCSECSYSCSSKGALNIHERVHSDERPFKCEHCSFASKQRSNLLIHRRKCHTDKPERQDKTARGGGAGEEPPKPLSSRYRARLEAARVFRCDLCEASFVREDSLRSHKRQHDKNTHQGLTQSQAAVTKQHLEDTNQAHVTTSTPSYSGTHLKIIVAPTIGQEGTFATVGKTEVLLSHEEHDVLLNPVIQHVGLLTPMQHISSTPEGALEHQTVLLTQISRNEQNSFERGEAAPPARSFITSCSATASDAAHTYITSCSDLESLHTLIQEGGTEVTVVTETSPPIAKPLDVDVVSSEDVCKRAEQVMSGESLDIGPPETILVHSIPLTISTQDQQTNIYHLSPRHIFSDTGTVDISDVS